A portion of the Pseudomonas sp. PSE14 genome contains these proteins:
- the orn gene encoding oligoribonuclease: MQNPQNLIWIDLEMTGLDPDKDVIIEMATIVTDSNLNILEEGPVIAVHQSEALLAGMDEWNTRQHGQSGLTQRVRESTISAAEAEAMTLAFLEKWVPKRSSPICGNSICQDRRFLYRHMPKLEGYFHYRNLDVSTLKELAARWAPQVRDGFKKGNTHLALDDIRESIAELRYYREHFIKL, translated from the coding sequence ATGCAGAACCCACAGAACCTGATCTGGATCGACCTGGAAATGACCGGTCTGGACCCGGACAAGGATGTCATCATCGAGATGGCGACCATCGTCACCGACAGCAATCTCAACATCCTCGAGGAAGGCCCGGTGATCGCGGTGCACCAGAGCGAGGCGCTGCTCGCCGGCATGGACGAGTGGAACACCCGCCAGCACGGCCAGTCCGGCCTGACCCAGCGCGTGCGCGAAAGCACCATCTCCGCCGCCGAGGCCGAAGCCATGACCCTGGCCTTCCTGGAGAAGTGGGTGCCCAAGCGCAGCTCGCCGATCTGCGGCAACAGCATCTGCCAGGACCGCCGCTTCCTCTACCGCCACATGCCGAAGCTGGAAGGCTACTTCCACTACCGCAACCTGGACGTCTCCACCCTCAAGGAACTGGCCGCGCGCTGGGCCCCGCAGGTGCGTGATGGCTTCAAGAAAGGCAACACCCACCTGGCCCTGGACGACATCCGCGAGTCCATCGCCGAGCTGCGTTACTACCGCGAGCACTTCATCAAGCTCTGA
- the rsgA gene encoding small ribosomal subunit biogenesis GTPase RsgA: MAKRHLTRRQSWRIEKVQEERAARAAKRESRVLEELEGGDLGPEQTGQVIAHFGVQVEVEAQEGDHAGQVFRCHLRANLPTLVTGDQVVWRPGNQGIGVIVAQLPRTSELCRPDMRGVLKPVAANVDRIVIVFAPRPEPHANLIDRYLVAAEHAGIKPLLLLNKADLIDEENAPFIDSLLSTYRELGYPLLEVSAFNGLAMDSLRAALNEHVSVFVGQSGVGKSSLVNALLPGVDTRVGDLSEVTGKGTHTTTTARLFHFPAGGDLIDSPGIREFGLVHVSRDDVEAGFIEFHDLLGHCRFRDCKHDREPGCALLKALEDGRVSPQRMASYRHILASLPEDEY, encoded by the coding sequence ATGGCCAAGCGTCACCTCACCCGCCGGCAGAGCTGGCGGATCGAAAAAGTCCAGGAAGAGCGCGCTGCCCGCGCGGCCAAGCGCGAATCGCGCGTCCTGGAGGAACTGGAAGGCGGCGACCTCGGCCCGGAGCAGACCGGCCAGGTGATTGCCCACTTCGGGGTGCAGGTGGAAGTCGAGGCGCAGGAAGGCGACCACGCGGGCCAGGTGTTCCGCTGCCACCTGCGCGCCAACCTGCCGACGCTGGTGACCGGCGACCAGGTGGTCTGGCGCCCCGGCAACCAGGGCATCGGCGTGATCGTCGCGCAACTGCCGCGGACCTCCGAGCTGTGCCGTCCGGACATGCGCGGCGTACTCAAGCCGGTGGCGGCCAACGTCGATCGCATCGTGATCGTCTTCGCCCCACGCCCGGAACCCCACGCCAACCTGATCGACCGCTACCTGGTGGCCGCCGAGCACGCCGGCATCAAGCCGCTGCTGCTGCTGAACAAGGCCGACCTGATCGACGAGGAAAACGCCCCCTTCATCGATAGCCTGCTGAGCACCTACCGCGAGCTGGGCTATCCGCTGCTGGAGGTCTCGGCCTTCAACGGCCTGGCGATGGACTCCCTGCGCGCCGCGCTGAACGAGCACGTCAGCGTGTTCGTCGGCCAGTCCGGGGTCGGCAAGTCGTCCCTGGTGAACGCGTTGCTGCCCGGCGTCGACACCCGCGTCGGCGACCTCTCGGAAGTCACCGGCAAGGGCACCCACACCACCACCACCGCGCGGTTGTTCCACTTCCCCGCCGGTGGCGACCTGATCGACTCCCCCGGTATCCGCGAATTCGGCCTGGTCCATGTGAGCCGCGACGATGTCGAAGCCGGCTTCATCGAATTCCACGACCTGCTCGGCCACTGCCGCTTCCGCGACTGCAAGCACGACCGCGAGCCGGGCTGCGCGCTGCTCAAGGCGCTGGAAGATGGGCGTGTCTCGCCGCAACGGATGGCCAGCTACCGGCACATCCTCGCCAGCCTTCCGGAAGACGAGTACTAA
- the motB gene encoding flagellar motor protein MotB, with protein sequence MDNNQPIIVKRVKRYAAGHHGGSWKIAFADFATAMMAFFLVLWLLSSATPEQKKAISGYFQDPIGFTESASPYVIDLGGTPTPAPDKTLNPQVQAQPEADETRVSPQDEAKVNPEQAENIAEKLEKERLELLLQELQNKVDENPTLKRFKDQILFEITQDGLRIQIVDSDNRPMFDLGSARLQPYFEDILLALAETIKQVPNKISISGHTDAKPYAGNGEFGNWELSANRANAARRALEAGGYPEDQIARVVGYASSALFDRDKPLNPVNRRIDIIVLTKKAQRAIEGQDGGADKPAAGAAAPVAPAGAPAQPAAGQGEPLPADQLKQKLNLFDDGGTLKLDELNKQQ encoded by the coding sequence ATGGATAACAACCAGCCGATCATCGTCAAGCGCGTCAAGCGCTACGCCGCCGGCCACCATGGCGGTTCCTGGAAGATCGCCTTCGCCGACTTCGCCACCGCCATGATGGCGTTCTTCCTGGTGCTCTGGCTGCTGTCCTCGGCCACGCCGGAGCAGAAGAAGGCCATCTCCGGTTACTTCCAGGACCCGATCGGTTTCACCGAGAGCGCCAGTCCCTATGTGATCGACCTGGGCGGCACGCCGACGCCGGCGCCGGACAAGACCCTGAACCCGCAGGTTCAGGCGCAGCCCGAGGCGGACGAAACCCGCGTCAGCCCGCAGGACGAGGCCAAGGTCAACCCCGAGCAGGCGGAGAACATCGCCGAGAAGCTGGAGAAGGAGCGCCTGGAGCTGTTGCTGCAGGAGCTGCAGAACAAGGTCGACGAGAACCCCACGCTCAAGCGCTTTAAGGACCAGATCCTGTTCGAGATCACCCAGGACGGCCTGCGCATCCAGATCGTCGACTCGGACAATCGGCCGATGTTCGACCTGGGCAGCGCGCGCCTGCAGCCGTACTTCGAGGACATCCTGCTGGCGCTGGCCGAGACCATCAAACAGGTGCCGAACAAGATCAGCATCAGCGGCCACACCGATGCCAAGCCGTACGCCGGCAATGGCGAGTTCGGCAACTGGGAGCTCTCCGCCAACCGCGCCAACGCCGCGCGTCGCGCGCTGGAGGCAGGCGGTTATCCGGAAGACCAGATCGCCCGCGTGGTGGGCTATGCGTCGTCGGCGCTGTTCGACCGCGACAAGCCGCTGAACCCGGTGAACCGCCGCATCGACATCATCGTCCTGACTAAGAAGGCCCAGCGCGCCATCGAAGGCCAGGACGGCGGGGCCGACAAGCCCGCCGCTGGTGCCGCTGCGCCGGTAGCACCCGCTGGTGCACCTGCCCAGCCGGCAGCCGGGCAGGGTGAGCCGTTGCCGGCGGACCAGTTGAAGCAGAAGCTCAATCTGTTCGACGACGGCGGGACGCTGAAGCTCGACGAGCTGAACAAACAGCAGTGA